A stretch of Halogeometricum sp. S1BR25-6 DNA encodes these proteins:
- a CDS encoding VIT1/CCC1 transporter family protein yields the protein MVSRLKRLLRALERDDVRSISRRYFISNGFDGALTSVGVAVGSYLSGVPDGLTVFKIGMGAAIGLGTSGVWSVWEIERAEKRAELKRIEHAMLTDLDETRIQRQKAGARQVNALMSGIGPVIGVVFPMTPFLFEESLLSMRGATLISIGVAVSILFVFGAYLADISEQNWIVAGARMGLAGIVVALLNIILPG from the coding sequence ATGGTCTCCCGTCTGAAACGCCTGCTGAGAGCGCTGGAGCGCGATGACGTTCGCTCCATCTCGCGGCGATATTTCATCTCGAACGGCTTCGACGGCGCACTCACCAGCGTCGGCGTCGCTGTCGGCTCGTATCTCTCGGGCGTCCCCGACGGACTGACCGTCTTCAAGATCGGTATGGGTGCCGCGATCGGGCTGGGCACGTCCGGGGTCTGGAGCGTCTGGGAGATCGAGCGCGCGGAGAAACGAGCCGAACTCAAACGTATCGAACACGCCATGTTGACCGACCTCGACGAGACACGGATTCAGCGCCAAAAGGCCGGCGCCCGTCAGGTGAACGCGCTGATGAGCGGTATCGGTCCGGTCATCGGGGTCGTGTTCCCGATGACTCCGTTCCTCTTCGAGGAATCGCTCTTGAGCATGCGCGGGGCCACGTTAATCTCCATCGGCGTCGCCGTCTCCATTCTCTTCGTGTTCGGTGCGTACCTCGCCGACATCTCCGAACAGAACTGGATCGTGGCCGGTGCCCGAATGGGTCTAGCTGGCATCGTCGTCGCGTTGCTGAACATCATCCTGCCTGGGTAA
- a CDS encoding cation-translocating P-type ATPase, which yields MTWHDRPLDVVFENVDSDADGLSTEEARRRFEEFGANEITSEEGRGALEVLVSQFTSGLVLVLVGAAVLSVAVGHVVDAVLITVILLANGIFGFVQEYRAERSLEALRELAAPSVMVYRDGARQDVDISEVVPGDVLVLEQGDAVPADARIAESASLQVDEAPLTGESVPVEKSSEELDSETPLAERENMVYRGTTVTRGRGEAVVVETGMDTEMGTIATELSEAETRQTPLQRDLDRLGRRIGIGVLVLSALVIPFLVFRGTALLSAALTAISLAVAAIPEGLPAVVTLTLALGVQQMADENALVRTLPSVESLGSVDVVCTDKTGTLTEGKMRVARLWVHDEVIDDAFDPEDDRVGTLLRVGALCNDADDERGEPTEQALRQAAIDAGIDVDALRNDTPREGEVPFSSDRKRMATVHADRIRVKGAPEVVLERSTRVLTADGVAELDEATRNRIREQVETFADSALRVLAFADKPTDDGGDPEENLVFVGLQGLIDPARPEVADAITETHLAGIDVKMITGDNRRTAQAIGREVGIESDVLTGPELDAMDDAELRERVEDVDIYARATPSHKVRILRALQDDGRTVAMTGDGVNDAPALKNADVGIAMGVRGTDVAKQASDIILLDDNYATIKNAIRRGRTIFDNVWKFVAYLLSANLAEVLLVFVASLFGYLILPAVQLLWINLLTDGLPALALGADAESSDVMRREPRASTDGIIDRPMTTLMGGVGLTTTVVLLGVMFLTLRGAPEVTPYVMTMVFTGFVVFEFVKLYVVRWSRGTPPLTNRWLAGAVSASFVLHLSVLYTPLNQYFGTVPLGIDDWGRLLAALAVAVPGFLGVAWYVRRSTREHWTTQNRTGDEPRRGTDDERPSGTTERDRDVR from the coding sequence ATGACCTGGCACGACCGCCCTCTCGATGTCGTATTCGAGAACGTGGACAGCGATGCTGACGGCCTCTCGACCGAGGAGGCTCGGCGGCGGTTCGAGGAGTTCGGCGCTAACGAAATCACGAGCGAGGAAGGTCGGGGAGCCCTCGAGGTCCTCGTCTCGCAGTTCACCAGCGGTCTGGTGCTCGTCCTCGTGGGCGCCGCGGTACTCTCGGTTGCCGTCGGACACGTCGTCGACGCCGTCCTCATCACGGTTATCCTGCTCGCCAACGGCATCTTCGGGTTCGTTCAGGAGTACCGCGCCGAACGGAGCCTCGAGGCACTTCGGGAACTGGCCGCCCCGAGCGTGATGGTCTACCGGGACGGAGCGCGACAGGATGTTGATATCAGCGAGGTCGTTCCCGGGGACGTGCTGGTACTCGAACAGGGTGACGCGGTCCCGGCAGATGCTCGGATCGCAGAGTCGGCGAGCCTGCAGGTCGACGAGGCACCCCTGACCGGCGAGAGCGTTCCCGTCGAGAAATCCTCGGAGGAACTCGACAGTGAGACGCCGCTGGCCGAGCGCGAGAACATGGTCTACCGGGGCACGACCGTCACTCGCGGCCGGGGCGAAGCGGTCGTCGTCGAGACCGGCATGGACACGGAGATGGGGACCATCGCGACCGAACTGTCGGAGGCCGAGACGCGCCAGACGCCGCTCCAGCGCGACTTGGACCGCCTCGGCCGACGGATCGGAATCGGCGTTCTCGTCCTCTCGGCGCTCGTGATCCCCTTCTTGGTGTTTCGCGGTACCGCACTGCTATCTGCGGCACTGACGGCCATCTCGCTCGCCGTTGCCGCCATCCCCGAGGGCTTGCCGGCAGTCGTCACGCTGACGCTGGCGCTGGGCGTCCAGCAGATGGCCGACGAGAACGCGCTCGTCCGGACCCTTCCGTCCGTCGAGTCACTCGGCTCGGTGGACGTCGTATGCACAGACAAGACCGGGACGCTCACCGAGGGGAAGATGCGCGTTGCTCGCCTCTGGGTCCACGACGAGGTGATCGATGATGCGTTCGACCCCGAAGACGACCGCGTCGGAACCCTGCTCCGAGTCGGGGCGCTGTGCAACGACGCCGATGACGAGCGCGGCGAACCGACCGAGCAGGCCCTGCGTCAGGCCGCCATCGACGCGGGTATCGATGTCGACGCGCTCCGGAACGACACTCCCCGCGAGGGCGAAGTTCCCTTCTCGTCGGACCGCAAGCGGATGGCGACCGTTCACGCCGACCGCATCCGCGTCAAAGGCGCTCCCGAAGTTGTCCTGGAGCGGTCGACACGCGTCTTGACCGCCGACGGCGTCGCCGAGTTGGATGAAGCGACTCGAAATCGGATTCGAGAGCAGGTCGAAACGTTCGCCGACAGCGCACTGCGCGTCCTCGCGTTCGCCGACAAGCCGACCGACGACGGTGGCGACCCCGAGGAGAACCTGGTGTTCGTCGGTCTCCAGGGACTCATCGACCCGGCCCGACCCGAGGTCGCAGACGCGATCACCGAAACCCACCTCGCGGGTATCGACGTGAAGATGATCACGGGCGACAATCGCCGAACTGCGCAGGCCATCGGACGCGAGGTCGGCATCGAGTCCGACGTCTTGACCGGTCCCGAGTTGGATGCGATGGACGACGCCGAACTGCGCGAGCGTGTCGAAGATGTGGATATCTACGCTCGGGCGACGCCCAGTCACAAGGTGCGCATTCTGCGCGCGCTGCAAGACGATGGGCGGACGGTCGCGATGACGGGCGACGGCGTCAATGACGCACCCGCACTCAAGAACGCCGACGTCGGCATCGCCATGGGCGTTCGGGGCACGGACGTCGCCAAGCAGGCCAGCGACATCATTCTCCTCGACGACAACTACGCGACCATCAAGAACGCCATCCGACGCGGGCGCACCATCTTCGATAACGTGTGGAAGTTCGTCGCCTACCTCCTGTCGGCCAACCTCGCGGAGGTACTGCTCGTTTTCGTCGCGTCCCTCTTTGGCTACCTCATCCTCCCCGCTGTCCAGTTGCTCTGGATCAACCTGCTAACCGATGGGCTCCCGGCACTCGCGCTCGGGGCCGACGCCGAGTCCAGCGACGTGATGCGTCGGGAACCCCGTGCGTCCACTGATGGTATCATCGACCGACCGATGACGACGCTTATGGGCGGCGTCGGTCTGACGACCACCGTCGTCCTCCTCGGCGTGATGTTCCTCACGCTACGCGGGGCGCCTGAGGTGACACCGTACGTCATGACGATGGTGTTCACCGGGTTCGTCGTCTTCGAGTTCGTCAAACTGTACGTGGTTCGCTGGTCCCGGGGGACGCCGCCGCTCACGAACCGCTGGCTAGCGGGTGCTGTCAGTGCATCGTTCGTGCTCCATCTGTCGGTACTGTACACGCCACTGAACCAGTACTTCGGGACGGTTCCGCTAGGTATCGACGATTGGGGACGCCTCCTCGCGGCACTCGCCGTCGCCGTCCCCGGATTTCTCGGCGTCGCGTGGTACGTCCGGCGGTCGACCCGCGAACACTGGACCACGCAGAACCGAACAGGCGACGAGCCACGCCGCGGAACGGATGACGAACGGCCGAGTGGAACGACAGAACGCGACCGAGATGTTCGGTGA
- a CDS encoding 2-oxo acid dehydrogenase subunit E2, with product MSDRDNRIEPFSPRRRGTVDYMRTAGRRSNVHGLVEVDVTEARARIRTAEEETGEQLSFTAFVVCCLARALGDHPRINAYRDWRGRVHVFDDVDVNVLVETTVGGERIGVPHLIRGAHERSFRSIHDEIRTAQESPDPTALSRLESMALRLPGFVRRLVWRLPQWFPRRWKDMAGTVAVSSVGMFGRGGGWAVSPTNYTLQVTVGGISRRPRLIDGELTTREFLALTVTFDHDVVDGAPAARFVQRLSDLLEDAHGISTVDER from the coding sequence ATGAGCGACCGTGACAATCGGATCGAACCGTTCTCCCCTCGTCGTCGGGGAACGGTCGATTATATGCGCACGGCGGGGCGTCGGAGCAACGTTCACGGCCTCGTCGAGGTCGACGTCACCGAGGCGAGGGCACGTATCAGGACCGCCGAGGAGGAGACGGGAGAGCAACTGTCGTTCACCGCCTTCGTCGTGTGCTGTCTCGCACGGGCTCTCGGAGACCATCCCCGTATCAACGCGTATCGCGATTGGCGTGGTCGGGTCCACGTGTTCGATGACGTCGATGTGAACGTGCTCGTCGAGACAACAGTTGGTGGCGAGCGAATCGGCGTTCCCCACCTCATAAGAGGGGCACACGAACGGTCCTTTCGGTCCATCCACGACGAGATACGAACCGCTCAAGAGTCCCCGGACCCGACGGCCCTCTCGCGTCTGGAGTCGATGGCGCTCCGACTTCCCGGATTCGTCCGGCGGCTCGTCTGGCGGCTTCCGCAGTGGTTTCCTCGGCGGTGGAAGGACATGGCGGGTACCGTCGCAGTCAGTTCGGTGGGGATGTTCGGCCGGGGGGGCGGATGGGCAGTCAGTCCGACGAACTACACCTTGCAGGTGACCGTCGGGGGTATCAGTAGGAGGCCGAGACTCATCGACGGAGAACTCACCACCCGTGAGTTCCTCGCTCTCACGGTGACATTCGATCACGACGTCGTCGACGGTGCACCCGCTGCGCGGTTCGTTCAACGGTTGAGTGACCTCCTAGAGGACGCTCACGGAATATCGACAGTGGACGAGCGGTGA
- a CDS encoding DUF211 domain-containing protein, translating into MANVRRLVLDLLKPHEPDVVTFAESVAGCDGVAGVNVVLMETDKEVQNVKLTIEGDSIPVDAVHDTVEDLGGTVHSIDEVVCGEFIVEESKTPQD; encoded by the coding sequence ATGGCCAATGTGAGGCGGCTCGTGCTGGATCTGTTGAAACCGCATGAGCCAGACGTCGTCACGTTCGCTGAATCGGTCGCCGGCTGCGACGGTGTTGCCGGTGTAAACGTCGTCTTGATGGAAACTGACAAGGAGGTTCAAAATGTGAAGCTGACTATCGAAGGAGATTCCATTCCAGTCGACGCCGTCCACGACACCGTTGAGGACCTCGGCGGAACAGTGCATTCTATCGACGAGGTGGTCTGCGGGGAGTTCATTGTCGAAGAAAGCAAAACGCCGCAGGATTGA